One Campylobacter sp. RM16192 genomic region harbors:
- a CDS encoding DNA double-strand break repair nuclease NurA: MPFNGEFASKISHFDIMKNPDIIEFLQSCPDVPRPSVQNIKDLIENEYHTSYFKTYKNAKMPKFVLSLDGSCYEVLADKDFPSRKLGYIKIGLVFLDVQRYDGIASNDKYKYIDPKQVAKLQDDISCLSFALPGAYVQEKGDTSAFESFRKRLLKIFKSEQYKLGNYRLIDSLFELSLRIEKAELKNSRKNFKLDKCPNRNCGKNDKFEIEINDEYVICPYCKNKIFATDVLRVHEPFTNTGENQGTYSRVMNLLEHLVLFHYLNYIYNNDIKFLSELAVILDGPLAIYGEGAKYHRALMMAYYEMQRKCVDSGYSEPIIIGLVKTGRIVEHFLNMKNRLSQNVIFPIDDRYRYEFINEKDDSQDKHFGVETYYGQDFFIKSSDHRQFVVCVLYPFSNKTEDFHNEKIKISHYKNFDSILATIIKFETDMYQNGSVPVILAHKHSSISLKPGGKMLDILSRKYFK, translated from the coding sequence ATGCCATTTAACGGTGAATTTGCATCTAAAATTTCGCATTTTGATATTATGAAAAACCCGGATATTATTGAATTTTTGCAAAGTTGCCCTGATGTGCCAAGACCGAGTGTTCAAAATATCAAGGATTTGATAGAAAACGAATACCATACTTCATATTTTAAGACTTATAAAAACGCTAAAATGCCAAAATTTGTGCTTTCTTTGGACGGGTCTTGTTATGAAGTTTTAGCCGATAAGGATTTTCCAAGCAGAAAGCTAGGGTATATCAAAATAGGGCTTGTGTTTCTAGATGTGCAAAGATACGATGGTATCGCATCTAACGATAAATATAAATACATAGATCCTAAGCAAGTGGCAAAACTCCAAGACGACATTAGCTGCCTCTCTTTTGCCCTGCCGGGTGCTTATGTACAAGAAAAAGGCGATACTTCTGCATTTGAAAGTTTTAGAAAAAGACTTTTAAAAATTTTTAAAAGCGAGCAGTATAAATTAGGCAACTATAGATTAATAGATTCACTATTTGAACTCTCTTTAAGGATAGAAAAAGCAGAGTTGAAAAATAGTAGGAAAAATTTTAAACTGGATAAATGTCCAAATAGAAATTGTGGTAAAAATGACAAATTTGAAATAGAAATTAACGATGAGTATGTTATTTGTCCTTATTGTAAGAATAAAATTTTTGCAACAGATGTTTTAAGAGTGCACGAGCCATTTACAAACACGGGTGAGAATCAAGGGACTTATTCTAGGGTTATGAATTTATTAGAACATTTGGTTTTGTTTCATTATTTAAATTACATTTATAACAATGACATCAAATTTCTATCGGAATTAGCCGTGATTTTAGATGGACCTTTGGCGATCTACGGAGAGGGTGCGAAATATCACAGAGCGCTAATGATGGCATATTATGAGATGCAAAGAAAGTGTGTAGATAGCGGATATTCTGAGCCTATAATTATTGGTCTTGTTAAAACGGGCAGAATTGTGGAACATTTTTTAAATATGAAAAATAGACTCTCTCAAAATGTAATTTTTCCTATTGATGATAGGTATAGGTATGAGTTTATAAATGAAAAAGACGATAGCCAGGATAAACATTTTGGAGTAGAAACTTATTACGGTCAGGATTTTTTCATCAAAAGCTCAGATCATAGACAATTTGTAGTTTGCGTTTTATATCCATTTTCTAATAAAACAGAGGATTTTCATAATGAAAAAATAAAGATATCTCATTATAAAAATTTTGACTCAATCCTTGCTACGATTATAAAATTTGAAACAGATATGTATCAAAACGGCTCAGTACCGGTTATCTTGGCTCACAAACACTCGTCTATTAGTCTTAAGCCAGGCGGCAAAATGCTTGATATTTTGTCTAGAAAATATTTCAAATAG
- the fabG gene encoding 3-oxoacyl-ACP reductase FabG, producing MKFTGKNVLVTGGSRGIGAEICKVLASMGLKVWINYRSKPEIADALQAEIIAAGGQAAVIKFDATDEDEFIKGINLIVDTDGELSYLVNNAGITNDKLVLRMKTDEFINVLNANLTSAFIGSREALKVMSKKRFGAVVNVASIVGEMGNAGQVNYAASKGGMIAMTKSLAKEGASRNVRFNCVTPGFIQTDMTEVLSEEIKQNYINNIPLKRLGDASEVAETIAFLLSDHASYVTGDVLKVNGGLYM from the coding sequence ATGAAATTCACTGGAAAAAATGTATTAGTAACTGGCGGAAGTCGAGGAATCGGAGCTGAAATTTGTAAGGTTTTAGCAAGTATGGGTTTAAAAGTATGGATAAACTACCGCTCAAAGCCTGAGATTGCAGATGCTTTACAAGCCGAGATCATAGCTGCCGGCGGTCAAGCTGCAGTGATAAAATTTGATGCAACAGACGAGGATGAATTTATAAAAGGCATAAATTTGATAGTTGATACCGATGGCGAACTAAGCTATCTGGTAAATAACGCAGGTATCACAAACGACAAGCTTGTACTTCGCATGAAAACGGACGAGTTTATAAACGTGCTAAATGCAAATTTGACATCTGCCTTCATCGGCTCAAGAGAGGCTTTAAAAGTGATGAGCAAAAAGCGCTTTGGAGCGGTTGTAAACGTAGCTTCCATAGTAGGTGAAATGGGAAATGCTGGGCAGGTTAATTATGCGGCTAGTAAAGGCGGCATGATAGCGATGACAAAGAGCCTTGCAAAAGAAGGGGCAAGCAGAAACGTGCGCTTTAACTGTGTAACTCCGGGCTTTATACAAACAGACATGACTGAAGTTTTAAGCGAAGAGATCAAGCAAAACTATATAAATAATATCCCGCTAAAACGCCTTGGAGATGCAAGCGAAGTAGCCGAAACTATTGCGTTTTTACTAAGTGATCACGCAAGTTATGTGACAGGCGATGTGCTTAAAGTAAACGGCGGACTTTATATGTAA
- the acpP gene encoding acyl carrier protein codes for MAVFDDVRDVVVEQLSVSPEAVKLESKIIEDLGADSLDVVELVMALEEKFEVEIPDSEAEKLISINDVVAYIEKLNK; via the coding sequence ATGGCAGTTTTTGATGATGTTAGAGATGTTGTTGTTGAGCAACTTAGTGTAAGCCCTGAGGCTGTTAAGCTTGAATCAAAGATTATTGAAGATTTGGGCGCTGATTCACTTGACGTTGTTGAACTTGTTATGGCTTTAGAAGAGAAATTTGAAGTCGAAATTCCTGATAGCGAAGCAGAGAAACTGATCAGCATCAATGACGTTGTAGCTTATATAGAGAAATTGAATAAATAA
- a CDS encoding beta-ketoacyl-ACP synthase II — protein sequence MKRVVVTGIGMINALGLDKESSFKAICDGKTGVKKITSFDVSDFPVQIAAEITDFDPLTVMDGKEVKKVDRFIQLGIKAAREAMQDANFSQFDASEFGISSAAGIGGLPNIEKNSCILLEKGPKKISPFFIPSALVNMLGGLVSIEHGLRGPNVSSVTACAASAHAICEAAKTIMIGEAEKMLVVGAESTICGVGVGGFAAMKALSTRNDEPEKASRPFDSDRDGFVMGEGSGALVLEELESAKARGAKIYAEIVGFGESGDAYHITAPTLEGPLSAMKRALKMSGGIKIDYINAHGTSTPTNDKNETAALKELFGDNCPPVSSTKGQTGHCLGAAGAIEAVVSIMALRDGIIPPTINQTTPDPDCDLDYVPNVSRKAELKAVMSNSFGFGGTNGSVIFKKLD from the coding sequence TTGAAAAGAGTTGTAGTAACCGGAATTGGAATGATTAACGCTCTTGGACTGGATAAAGAAAGTTCGTTTAAGGCGATATGCGACGGTAAAACCGGCGTAAAAAAGATAACTTCGTTTGATGTTAGTGATTTTCCTGTTCAGATTGCGGCTGAGATTACTGACTTTGACCCGCTAACCGTAATGGACGGCAAAGAAGTAAAGAAAGTTGATAGGTTTATACAACTTGGTATCAAAGCGGCTCGCGAAGCTATGCAAGATGCAAATTTTAGTCAATTTGACGCTAGCGAATTTGGTATAAGCTCGGCTGCCGGTATCGGTGGACTTCCGAATATCGAGAAAAATTCATGCATATTGCTTGAAAAAGGTCCTAAAAAAATATCTCCATTTTTTATCCCTTCCGCACTAGTAAATATGCTTGGTGGACTAGTATCGATCGAGCATGGACTTAGAGGACCGAACGTATCGAGCGTTACTGCTTGTGCGGCTTCTGCGCACGCGATATGTGAAGCTGCTAAGACGATAATGATAGGTGAAGCAGAGAAGATGCTTGTCGTAGGTGCAGAATCAACAATATGCGGTGTCGGTGTAGGCGGATTTGCCGCTATGAAGGCACTTTCAACCAGAAACGATGAGCCTGAGAAAGCTTCTCGTCCGTTTGATTCTGATCGTGACGGCTTTGTCATGGGTGAGGGAAGCGGGGCTTTGGTACTTGAAGAATTGGAAAGCGCTAAAGCAAGAGGAGCTAAAATTTATGCTGAGATAGTTGGTTTTGGAGAGAGTGGAGATGCTTATCACATCACAGCTCCGACTCTTGAAGGACCGTTAAGTGCGATGAAAAGGGCGCTAAAAATGTCAGGCGGTATAAAAATTGATTATATCAATGCCCATGGAACTTCAACGCCTACAAACGATAAGAATGAGACAGCTGCTCTAAAAGAGCTATTTGGAGATAATTGCCCTCCTGTAAGTTCTACAAAAGGACAGACAGGGCATTGCTTAGGGGCTGCTGGAGCGATAGAGGCCGTAGTGTCTATTATGGCTTTGCGTGACGGAATCATACCTCCTACTATTAATCAAACCACTCCAGATCCTGACTGTGATTTGGATTATGTGCCAAATGTTTCAAGAAAAGCTGAACTAAAAGCAGTTATGAGTAACTCTTTTGGATTTGGCGGAACGAATGGATCGGTAATATTTAAAAAATTGGACTAA
- the accA gene encoding acetyl-CoA carboxylase carboxyl transferase subunit alpha has product MASYLDFEKSIKQIDDDIANARIRGDEHAVEILNKNLEKETAKIYKNLNEYQRLSLARHPDRPYAIDYVRGMMRDYYEIHGDRAFRDDHAIVCYIGYIGSKKVVVIGEQKGRGTKNKLKRNFGMPHPEGYRKALRVAKLAEKFSLPILFLIDTPGAYPGIAAEERGQSEAIARNLFEFANLKTPMIAVVIGEGGSGGALAIGVADKLAMMRNSVFSVISPEGCAAILWNDPSKQEQATKAMKITADDLKSLNLIDDVIEEPINGAHRDKEGAVKALTTYFTDELAKLENKNMEQILSARMNKILSVGAFQEGK; this is encoded by the coding sequence ATGGCTAGTTATTTAGATTTTGAAAAAAGCATAAAACAGATAGATGATGATATAGCGAATGCTAGAATCAGAGGCGACGAGCATGCTGTTGAAATTTTAAATAAAAATTTAGAAAAAGAGACTGCTAAAATTTATAAAAATTTAAATGAATATCAAAGACTGAGCCTTGCACGTCATCCTGATCGCCCGTATGCTATTGATTATGTACGTGGAATGATGAGGGATTATTACGAAATTCACGGCGATAGGGCATTTCGTGATGATCACGCTATAGTTTGTTATATAGGTTATATAGGCTCAAAAAAAGTAGTCGTCATAGGTGAGCAAAAAGGTCGTGGCACTAAAAATAAACTTAAGAGAAATTTTGGTATGCCTCATCCTGAAGGGTATAGAAAAGCTCTTCGTGTAGCAAAACTTGCCGAGAAATTTAGCTTGCCGATACTGTTTTTGATAGACACTCCGGGCGCGTATCCTGGCATAGCTGCGGAAGAGCGCGGACAGAGCGAAGCTATAGCTAGGAATCTTTTTGAATTTGCAAATTTAAAAACTCCTATGATAGCTGTTGTAATCGGCGAAGGTGGAAGTGGCGGAGCGCTTGCGATAGGTGTAGCAGATAAGCTTGCTATGATGAGAAATTCGGTATTTTCGGTTATATCTCCTGAGGGTTGCGCTGCGATACTTTGGAACGATCCAAGCAAGCAAGAACAAGCTACTAAAGCTATGAAGATAACTGCCGATGATTTAAAGAGCTTAAATTTGATAGATGATGTTATCGAAGAGCCGATAAATGGTGCTCATAGAGATAAAGAAGGTGCTGTAAAAGCACTTACGACATATTTTACAGATGAGCTTGCTAAGCTTGAAAATAAAAATATGGAGCAAATTTTAAGCGCTAGAATGAATAAAATTTTATCTGTCGGAGCTTTCCAAGAGGGCAAGTAG
- a CDS encoding YnfA family protein, with protein sequence MITNIYLFLAASFFEIFGCFSFWLYFRLAKSSAWLGAGLISLILFAYILTKIDLEAAGRIYAIYGGIYILSSFLWMIFVEKEMMNRFDIIGLAFVILGAVIIYFGNKLA encoded by the coding sequence GTGATAACAAACATCTATCTATTTTTAGCTGCGTCATTTTTTGAAATTTTTGGCTGTTTTTCATTTTGGCTATATTTTAGACTTGCTAAATCTTCCGCTTGGCTTGGAGCAGGACTAATCTCACTCATACTATTTGCCTACATCCTAACTAAAATCGATCTTGAAGCTGCGGGCAGAATTTACGCTATATACGGCGGTATCTACATACTATCTTCGTTTTTATGGATGATATTTGTAGAAAAGGAGATGATGAACAGATTTGACATCATAGGGTTAGCTTTTGTGATCTTGGGAGCCGTGATTATATATTTTGGAAACAAACTGGCTTGA
- a CDS encoding c-type cytochrome yields the protein MRELKILMVVVVLSLITYWGIEPYAHSIMHPKVDPVNYNFAEGDVKQAEVVVSKREADLESAKKLGETAKIKNAEKDLQEAKDSLEEYKTFWAEIGAIDFKKGNAEKGAEVFMNAGCAGCHGLEAAGMPAPMDNASASEAYKVVPPDLSTAGYLYDDAFLAAVIKNPNIALKLKHKFNDENPYPMPAFFGAGGEDINQELADMVAYLKSVAPKEVSDEKVFADSCQRCHDMKYEKQYVFTNRVNLAEYMGSNPPDLSMMIRSKGADYLHKFINDTQKMLPGTAMPRVGLNKQAEEQVVAYMQKAGDEKKAERESLGIYIMIYFLIFGIFGWLWKRKVWSELH from the coding sequence ATGAGAGAGCTAAAAATTCTTATGGTTGTTGTTGTTCTATCGTTGATAACATACTGGGGCATTGAGCCTTACGCTCACTCGATCATGCATCCTAAGGTAGATCCTGTTAATTACAACTTTGCCGAGGGCGACGTAAAGCAAGCTGAAGTAGTAGTTAGTAAAAGAGAAGCTGATTTAGAGAGCGCAAAAAAGCTTGGAGAGACAGCCAAGATAAAAAATGCGGAAAAAGACTTGCAAGAGGCGAAAGACTCTCTTGAAGAGTACAAAACTTTTTGGGCTGAAATAGGTGCTATAGACTTTAAAAAAGGCAACGCCGAAAAAGGCGCGGAAGTATTTATGAACGCAGGCTGTGCGGGTTGTCACGGACTTGAGGCTGCAGGCATGCCTGCTCCTATGGATAATGCAAGTGCAAGCGAAGCTTATAAGGTAGTTCCGCCTGATCTAAGCACTGCAGGATATCTATATGATGACGCTTTCCTTGCAGCAGTAATAAAAAATCCAAATATAGCGCTAAAACTAAAGCATAAATTTAATGACGAAAATCCTTATCCGATGCCTGCATTTTTCGGAGCCGGCGGTGAAGACATAAACCAAGAGCTTGCCGATATGGTAGCTTATCTTAAGTCAGTAGCGCCAAAAGAGGTAAGTGATGAGAAAGTATTTGCAGACTCTTGCCAAAGATGTCACGACATGAAATACGAAAAACAATATGTCTTTACAAACCGCGTAAATTTAGCCGAATACATGGGGTCAAATCCGCCTGATCTATCTATGATGATACGCTCAAAGGGTGCTGATTATTTGCATAAATTTATCAACGACACACAAAAAATGCTTCCTGGAACGGCTATGCCAAGAGTAGGTCTAAACAAACAAGCTGAAGAGCAAGTCGTAGCTTATATGCAAAAAGCGGGCGATGAGAAAAAAGCCGAAAGGGAGAGCTTGGGAATTTATATCATGATATACTTCCTAATCTTTGGAATCTTTGGCTGGCTGTGGAAACGCAAAGTTTGGAGCGAGCTTCATTAA
- a CDS encoding cytochrome b: MAQIRKSTGIIDWLDQRIALNKMMKVLVSEYWIPKNINFLWAMGVILTTLFVLLLITGFLLMMYYKPDINLAFDSVNYTIMKEVEYGWLWRHIHAVAASVIFLIIYIHTFTAIYYGSYKKGRELIWISGMLLFILFSAEAFSGYMLPWGQMSYWAAMVITNLFGGIPVIGDAVVEWIRGDYAVSDSTLTRFFMLHVCLLPLVLIAVIALHFYTLRIPHVNNETGEEIDFDVEAEKYLKGDKANAKVIPFWPGFLAKDFMYIGFFMIFFFYLVCFHFNFAMDPINFEPGNPLKTPPHIYPEWYFLWQYEILRGFFFDIFGFSAYNIGLIAFAFAGIALFFMPIYDRSDVVAPAHERKGFFVWFWLLVIDMIVLTIFGKLPADGVTMGISNSWIGFYSTITFFILLLVVLPIITTLEKKRGGK, from the coding sequence ATGGCACAAATTCGTAAATCAACGGGGATAATCGACTGGCTGGATCAAAGAATAGCACTTAATAAAATGATGAAAGTGCTAGTTAGCGAGTACTGGATACCAAAAAACATAAATTTCTTATGGGCTATGGGCGTTATTCTTACGACGCTTTTTGTATTGCTTTTGATAACCGGCTTTTTGCTTATGATGTATTACAAGCCTGATATAAATTTAGCCTTTGACAGCGTAAACTACACTATCATGAAAGAGGTCGAGTACGGCTGGTTATGGCGACATATACACGCAGTTGCCGCGTCTGTGATCTTCTTAATTATCTACATTCACACGTTTACTGCGATTTATTACGGTTCATATAAAAAAGGAAGAGAGCTTATCTGGATAAGCGGTATGTTGCTTTTCATACTATTTTCAGCCGAAGCTTTTAGCGGATATATGCTTCCATGGGGACAGATGAGCTACTGGGCGGCGATGGTTATTACGAACTTATTTGGCGGAATTCCTGTGATAGGAGATGCAGTAGTTGAGTGGATAAGAGGCGACTATGCGGTTAGCGACTCAACCCTAACACGCTTTTTTATGCTTCACGTATGCTTGCTTCCGCTTGTTTTGATAGCGGTTATCGCGCTTCACTTCTATACGCTTAGAATTCCTCATGTAAACAATGAAACAGGCGAGGAGATAGACTTTGATGTAGAGGCTGAAAAATATCTAAAAGGCGATAAAGCAAACGCGAAGGTTATACCTTTCTGGCCGGGATTTTTAGCAAAAGATTTCATGTATATCGGATTTTTCATGATCTTTTTCTTCTATCTTGTGTGCTTTCACTTCAACTTCGCGATGGATCCGATCAACTTTGAGCCGGGCAACCCACTAAAAACTCCACCGCACATCTATCCTGAGTGGTATTTCTTGTGGCAGTATGAAATTTTACGCGGATTTTTCTTTGATATATTTGGCTTCTCTGCTTACAATATCGGTCTTATCGCGTTTGCATTTGCAGGTATCGCGCTATTTTTCATGCCGATATACGACAGAAGCGACGTTGTTGCTCCTGCGCACGAGAGAAAAGGCTTTTTCGTATGGTTCTGGCTACTAGTGATTGACATGATAGTTCTTACGATATTTGGAAAGCTTCCTGCAGACGGAGTTACAATGGGAATTTCAAATTCATGGATAGGATTTTACTCAACGATTACATTCTTTATCTTGCTTCTTGTGGTACTGCCTATCATAACTACGCTTGAAAAGAAAAGGGGTGGCAAATGA
- a CDS encoding Rieske 2Fe-2S domain-containing protein, whose product MSVKQERRNFIGLAFGAVAAVGGAFSLVAVKKTWDPLPSVKAAGFTTVDLSPMKDGEMRQIEWRKKPIFILKKDANMAPNDKRDVVVGDSRYIVAIALCTHLGCIPEWRASKQVFICACHAGEFNVDGINTFGPPPRPLDIPPFKIDGTKLVLGETGPEYEKLVAQA is encoded by the coding sequence ATGTCCGTAAAACAAGAAAGACGGAATTTTATCGGATTGGCATTCGGTGCGGTTGCGGCCGTAGGTGGTGCTTTTTCGCTTGTAGCCGTCAAAAAAACTTGGGATCCGCTTCCAAGCGTAAAAGCGGCAGGATTTACGACAGTAGATCTTAGCCCAATGAAAGATGGCGAGATGCGCCAGATCGAGTGGCGTAAAAAGCCTATTTTTATCCTTAAAAAAGATGCAAATATGGCTCCAAACGACAAAAGAGATGTGGTGGTTGGAGACTCAAGATACATAGTGGCTATAGCACTTTGTACGCATCTTGGTTGTATTCCTGAGTGGAGAGCAAGCAAGCAAGTCTTTATCTGCGCCTGTCACGCAGGAGAATTTAACGTAGACGGTATCAATACCTTCGGTCCTCCTCCAAGACCTCTTGATATACCGCCGTTTAAGATAGACGGGACTAAGCTAGTACTTGGCGAAACGGGTCCTGAGTATGAAAAACTTGTAGCTCAGGCATAG
- a CDS encoding cupin domain-containing protein, translating into MSKIYNIKDEICFESGGIVSQRLFSNKNLDLDLYALDTTEELDKEKRFGDSLLWILEGEISLFCEDEKFSLKQNEAFIIEKETWRKVVSKEKTKMILIDFKENTMINHLPKAEIFALTDAIEYQDGKVVSKTLVKNENGTMTLMSFHGEQELSTHAAPGDALLVALEGELALTIGDENFNIKAGDSIVMPGKIPHGLKIKDKFKMLLIVTRDK; encoded by the coding sequence ATGAGTAAAATTTACAATATCAAAGACGAAATTTGCTTTGAAAGCGGCGGTATAGTAAGCCAAAGACTATTTTCAAATAAAAATTTAGACCTTGATCTTTACGCGCTTGACACGACTGAAGAGCTTGATAAGGAGAAGCGATTTGGTGACTCGTTATTGTGGATTTTAGAGGGTGAAATTTCGCTTTTTTGTGAAGATGAGAAATTTAGCCTTAAACAAAACGAAGCTTTTATTATAGAAAAAGAGACGTGGCGCAAGGTCGTGAGTAAAGAAAAGACAAAGATGATTTTAATAGATTTTAAGGAGAATACAATGATAAACCACCTGCCAAAGGCCGAAATTTTCGCTCTTACGGATGCGATCGAGTATCAAGATGGCAAAGTCGTAAGTAAAACCCTTGTAAAAAACGAAAACGGCACGATGACGCTTATGAGTTTTCACGGAGAGCAGGAGCTTTCCACTCACGCTGCGCCGGGAGATGCGCTACTAGTTGCGCTTGAAGGAGAGCTTGCGCTTACGATAGGCGATGAGAATTTTAATATCAAAGCAGGCGATAGTATCGTGATGCCGGGCAAGATCCCGCACGGGCTAAAGATAAAAGATAAATTTAAAATGCTTTTAATAGTAACAAGAGATAAATAA